The nucleotide window TTTCTGGCCCTTTCTCGATCTTAGACTTCTGGGTACAGGTCTATTTCCCCGACTTCTGCCGGCGAGATATCCTAGAGACTCCACTAGCTAAGGCCCTTTTAGGCGAATGGCTCTGCCGCAGGGTAAGGTACACTTCTCCACCATATATACTCTGAATGCTTTTCCTATTTGTACCTCCTGGACGAGATGCCAGATTCAGACCTGGTTCTCGGTAGAAAATTCCTGCCTCCCCTCTAACAAGGGTTCCTTCCTGGGGATCCTGATTATAGCGATTGCGCGCACTTGGGCTTTCACTACACGATCTCCTGCTCAAATATCAGACTTGCGACTGATGACATCATCTACAAACTCTACACTCCCAATCACTTCGCTCGCTAACTCGGGTCGGCCCAGTTAGTGTCTTTCCCTCTCTACgatgcttggaactacaacacctcctAGAGCAGAATGGGCTCCCCATCTGGTCCTTCACCAGCCCAAAGCATGCTTTCCTTGATCAACCTTCCTAACTGGGCTAATGAGCTAGTCCTCGTCGATAGAGTCGCCGAGGACTATGACCACTGGTGGTCTCAAGTTTCTGTTAATTGTTGGGAACAGCGAGACGACAAGCTCTTCGCAACCCTCTTCCAAGATCTGAGGTACCCCTAAGAAGTTGATTCTGAACAGCTCGCGCGCTTTCCTGAGGATGAAGCACAGCCTCCGCGACCCGCGCGAGCCCCAAGACCTGCTCAAGCTGACATCATAATCCGCGAACCAACGCAAGAGGTAATCTCCTTTCACGTGTATACCAGTTTACCCGTTTCTGCTTTTACTTATTTAACTCATATATTTACTTCAGAGGACAAATCTCGGGGTACCATCGCCTGGCAGCCAACTAACAACTGTTCCTCAAGCCGCAAAGCAAAAGGTTGTGGTAACAGAACCTGAAGCCACATATTCTTCTTCTGATGAAGATCCACAGGAAGTAAGTAGTCCCTCTTTACTAGGCCTCATAGACTCTTCTCTTAAAATCCAATCTGACCCCCTCGATCCCATAGGCCGTTGCTGCGCTGGCCTTCAAACGCAGCCGTTCTGAATCCCAGATCGACCCCTGGGCCGACAACGAACCAATCGCGGACCGACTGGTACTCCATGATTCAAATAAACCATGAAGTTGTcgctttattttagtttagttttccTTACAATGCTTTTCTTTTGCAGGTTTGTCGCAGGACTACGGGTCTTCTTAGGCAGAGTAGGGGAGGCCCATCCACCGCTGGCAATGAAGCATCATTGTTGCAAGCTCAGATACCAACAGACTCGACTACCCTTCTACCTCTGATCAGCACCACGGGCAACTCACACTTGGCCTTGGTGCTAATGCAGATAATAGTTGACAGCTCACCTGAAGTCGAGAAGAGAACGCCTCCCCCCCCTAACTCTCCCCGCGAGGGACCAACCGTGACTAACATTCTGGAGCAAGTAGCGCCTGATTCGGTTCCAGATGCTGTCGGGGATGGTGAAGAACAAACGGCACCAGAAACATCAGTCCCCCTAGTAGCAATCCACAATGCTTTAGACACCCTTCGTGAGCAACGTATTGAAGAGGTACTTCAAAGAGGTGGTAATCGCTGTTGAGGAGGCTGCCGGCAGGAATCCTGCTGAACCTGTGGCCTCGGTTGTCGGCGAACATGCCCCCAAGTGCTTGAAGCAGAGGAGGAGGTAAACCTTGAGCCTACGCTAAAGGTGGCTCCTATCATGGAGCCTCTTAAGGCTCCAGTTGTTGTTGTTCCTGTTCCACAGCAAGCACCTCCCGCTGAGCCTTCCAGGTTAGAACGACTGGCCTGGGTGCTTGAAGTAACTTCTCCTGGAGTTGTGGATGATACTAGAGAAGGTCTTCGTCTACTTCTGGGGCCCGACATATTGACACCCAGCGCGCCCACAAGAGCTTTGGAGTATCTCAGAGTACTTCGCCTCGAGGCCGCCATCACCGAAGCATAGTTCCTGGATATCGACAAACTGCTGGAGGATCTTCCTAGGTGGCTCAATGAGAAAGGAACCACGATGGCACAAGCCAGAGAAGCCCAAGCACATCGTCAAGCCATTGCTCAATAGATGGATGCCCTATAAGATTTCCTAGGTGAGCGGGCCTCTCATCTTAGGGAGCTGACGCTCGCGGAAAATCACCTTTAGACTCAGATTCAAGACCTCTAGGCCCAACTAACAGTTGTAAGGGCTGGGATTGTCCAAACGGAAGCCCAACTGGAGCAACCTTTGGCAACCTCTGAAGTGCTATCCCAAAACCTGGTCCAAGCTAGCGGAAAAGCCCAGCGGGCCGAACAAGCTGCAGCTGACGCCTGCTTTCGTCTGGATGAACATTTTCCTTGCTTAACTTTTGCAGGCCGAGGTCTCCAAGCCTCTTGTAACAGGCCCATTATATTTTTGGAATATGCACATTATTAATATTATTTAGTTGTTCAGCCCATTTTACTGGCCCAAATGCATCTTTTAATTTGTAACCGACAGTACGTTCAATTTGTCTTAACTACAGATTAAATAGTTTCAAAAAGATAATCTCGAAACGGAGCGGTTACCTCCTTGAAGACCGTTCCGTTACCCACACGTCTTCAATGTTCCTTCATTTCTGAGATCATGGCATTAACTCCATTGATGGCATTGAATCAACCCCAACTGTCCATCAAAGGGCTGAGGCCACTTAAATTGGCCCTATAAATATCTGTATTTGAGGGTGTGAAGATCAGAATCATGGCTCACCCAAAAATAGCCCTGCAAacccttcttctctttcttcttctccttacAACATCGCCTCTAGCCTCTAGATCTTAAGCTTTATGGCGAAATCTCAGGTCTGAGGTAtgccttatggcttaatctcaggcTGACCGCATGTCTTTGGTTTCAGAAAGTCTGGATGGAATTTCTAGACTTCTGGTAAACTGAAGAACACACGAAGCTCCTAGCGCGGGATACCACATTCTGAGGAGTCCTCCTCCTTAGGTTCCCTTGTGTGGAGCAAACCGAGGAAGGGTGGGAGACCACCCAAGGCCTTACATTCTTCTTCGGTTCCCTTCTTTCTGGATGCGACCCTAACAGTGTCCTCCAGATGGAAGGGGGCTTTAGTGGTCACCTCATTCTTATGCTCTCTCTTCAACGACAGAATCTTGGAGGAATGATGAAGGATGGACTCGCGGAAGGAATGGGAGTGGGTTACGGCGTTCCCACACTTCACATCCTACCAACAGTGGCTGCCAAAGTTGAAAGAAGAGTTCAGCGAGGACTCAAGCCAATGTTGAGTTCCTTTGTTGTCTGCACCCCCTTGGAGATGAAAATATATTCAGAAGATTCCATTTCTTGTATTTAGCCACATTAGGCTTTGTAATTCTGTAAATGTAATTTTTGCGAATGTactgtactgcttttggccgcaaagccactttatgaatatagTGATATTTTCCATTCCCTGAAATATTTAATAAAGCCTCAGGTGTAGGCCCTGTAATATTCATCCATATTTTGTACACATGGTTGTCCAAAAGGAATAAGAAGCAgaaaaacaacagaaaatttctGAACGAAACAAATTCTGAATAggtaaaattttgaaaatcacAGGTAAAGTCAGAGCCAAAAGGCCACGAAAAACTAGGCCCAGTATATATATAGTGTTGCCCCTCTAGTCTTGCTAGGTGAAGCGAGTACATAAGAGTGGGGCCACCGAGTAGACCCCCCAGCCGTGGAGACTGGTGTAACTGGCGGGTCTTCAAACTCCCACATACTGGGGTAATACTTCTTCAAGAATCGTCGTTAATAGGGTTGCAGTGAATGTTGCCGTCCAAATCTTTAAGGTGAAAAGCTCCCCTGTCCAAAATTTTATAAATTACAAAGGGTCCTTCCTTCCAACGCGACGTCCACTTGCCGCGGCTTGTGAGCTTCTCCCCCAACGGAAGGAATGCCTTCCAAACAAGTTACCCTTCCTTATAGCTGCGACCCCGCGTACGCTTGTCGTAGGCGCGAGCAACTCGCTGTTTTTCCATCACTAAGTTATCTAAGGCATCCAGACACTACTCACTCAAGTCTTCATGCTCTTTCCAGATAGCCTGGACATAGCTTCGCCAATCAAATGATGTTGGTCCTAGATGCGCAGGGACTGAACGTTGATTTGCAGAGGTAAAACTGCATCATGACCAAGCATGAGAGCATAAGGTATTGTAGCAGTGGGGCTACACTTGGAGGTACGATAGGCCCAAAGAGTCTCGTATAGCGTCTCGTGCCACTGGTGAGGATTCTCTGTAAGCATCTTCTTTAAGAGGGTGATGAaaatcttgttactggcctctgCTTGACCTTTGGATTGGGCATAGTAAGGAGTAGAATGAATGAACTGGATACCCAAATCAGCGAAGAGCTCTTCCATATTGTGGCCCATAAACGCTGCCCCCCTGTCCAAGACCAGAACCTCTAGTATGTCAAACCTGcaaataatatgattaaaaataaattgacGGATTGTGGCACTGGAAGCCTCTTTCAAAGGCTCAACCTCTACCCATTTAGTGAAGAAATCGGTAgcaacaatgatgaacttgtgctaCAGAGAAGAATGAGGGTGTATCATCCCTATCGGGTCCAATGCCCAGCCACGTGCAAGCCATGGCTTAATAACAAGCTGTATGGGAATATTTGGGATGTACTGGACCAGCCCATGTGCCTGGCAGTCTTGGTAACCTTTCGCGAACGCAATGCAATCCTTCAAGATATTGGGCCAATAATATCCATGTCTCCTGATGAACCAGCGCATTTTTGGACTCGCTTGGTGGGCTCCACAGACGCCAACATGGGCTTCTCGCATTAGGCGCTTAGCTTCTCGGCCATACACACACCAAAAATCGATGCTATCTTCACCTCGCCGCCGCAACTCATCATtcctaagaaaataattaagcgC belongs to Rosa chinensis cultivar Old Blush chromosome 4, RchiOBHm-V2, whole genome shotgun sequence and includes:
- the LOC112198670 gene encoding uncharacterized protein LOC112198670; protein product: MREAHVGVCGAHQASPKMRWFIRRHGYYWPNILKDCIAFAKGYQDCQAHGLVQYIPNIPIQLVIKPWLARGWALDPIGMIHPHSSLFDILEVLVLDRGAAFMGHNMEELFADLGIQFIHSTPYYAQSKGQAEASNKIFITLLKKMLTENPHQWHETLYETLWAYRTSKCSPTATIPYALMLGHDAVLPLQINVQSLRI